In one window of Candidatus Omnitrophota bacterium DNA:
- a CDS encoding ATP-binding protein yields MNKIFDRLFVVMVGVIWLCLAGLGALIGVPSFHYTAFLLAGLFMAALLRVIIGKILLRPIRQMQKAAANMSQGDFTHRFDLSRRDELRDLAQQLNQVSDELQGKIRRIMRDKNELMTILSSMVEGVLVIGRDERVLLLNNPLDLMLDLRTKDAIGRPYWEIIRNEEINTLLREALTHKHSVKKDVSIITPAERQFSMQVSSIFSDEGELAGIVAVFHDVTELKRLARMRSEFVANVSHELKTPLTTIKGFTETLLDGALDDKDAARRFISIIQEHAQRLEYLVNDLLSLSNLETREIKLNLEKTPVHLMMESVLHLYKDQLEKHGPKIRVRIPADLPPVLVDRVKIEQAFVNLLDNAIKFTPPDGSIEIAAHRENDYVRVHFTDTGIGIAPEHLPRVFERFYRVDKGRSREMGGTGLGLSIVKHILQIHNGNVTVQSEPDKGSVFSVFLPIA; encoded by the coding sequence ATGAATAAAATCTTCGACAGACTCTTTGTTGTCATGGTGGGCGTGATCTGGCTCTGCCTCGCCGGGCTCGGGGCCCTGATCGGTGTCCCCTCGTTCCATTACACGGCATTTCTCCTGGCCGGCCTGTTCATGGCCGCGCTTTTGCGGGTCATTATCGGCAAAATCCTCCTGCGCCCCATCCGTCAGATGCAAAAAGCCGCCGCCAACATGAGCCAGGGCGACTTCACCCACCGATTTGACCTCTCCCGCCGGGACGAGCTGCGCGACCTGGCCCAGCAGCTCAACCAGGTTTCCGACGAACTGCAGGGCAAAATCCGGCGGATCATGCGGGACAAAAACGAATTGATGACCATCCTGTCCAGCATGGTCGAGGGCGTCCTTGTCATCGGCCGCGACGAGCGCGTCCTGCTTCTGAACAACCCCCTTGATCTCATGCTGGACCTGCGGACCAAAGATGCCATCGGCCGGCCGTACTGGGAAATCATCCGCAACGAAGAGATCAACACCCTGCTGCGCGAAGCCCTGACCCATAAGCACTCGGTAAAAAAAGACGTTTCGATCATCACCCCGGCCGAGCGCCAATTTTCCATGCAGGTCTCTTCGATCTTCTCCGATGAGGGAGAACTGGCCGGCATCGTTGCCGTATTTCACGACGTCACCGAACTCAAACGGCTGGCCCGGATGCGCTCCGAGTTTGTCGCCAACGTCTCCCACGAGCTGAAGACACCGCTCACCACGATCAAGGGCTTCACCGAGACCCTCCTGGACGGCGCCCTGGATGACAAAGATGCCGCCCGCAGATTCATTTCCATCATCCAGGAACACGCCCAGCGGCTGGAATACCTGGTCAATGACCTTCTGAGTCTCTCGAATCTCGAAACACGCGAGATCAAACTCAACCTGGAAAAAACACCCGTTCACCTGATGATGGAATCCGTCCTGCACCTTTATAAAGATCAACTGGAAAAGCACGGCCCCAAAATCAGGGTCCGGATCCCGGCCGACCTGCCACCTGTTCTTGTGGACCGCGTCAAGATCGAGCAGGCCTTTGTGAATCTCCTGGACAATGCCATTAAATTTACTCCCCCCGATGGCTCAATCGAGATCGCGGCCCACAGGGAAAACGATTATGTCCGCGTCCATTTCACGGACACCGGAATAGGGATCGCCCCGGAGCATCTGCCCCGTGTCTTTGAGCGTTTCTACCGTGTGGACAAAGGCCGTTCCCGGGAAATGGGCGGAACAGGACTCGGGCTCTCGATTGTCAAACACATCCTCCAAATCCACAATGGCAACGTCACAGTGCAGAGCGAACCCGACAAAGGTTCGGTCTTTTCTGTTTTCCTGCCGATCGCCTGA
- the pstC gene encoding phosphate ABC transporter permease subunit PstC, which produces MNIKKIKEAVIEKAILACGVTSIVFVVLILGFLLKEGLSLFKTVSLPDFLFGRHWYPISDPPRCGILPLIVGSFYVTLGATLISVPLGIASAVYIAEIASPRIKEILKSGVELLAAIPSVVLGFIGMTTIVPLAKNLLNLPTGLTAFSGSIMLAFMAMPTIVSIAEDAITAVPRKYKEAALALGATRWQAIWRVILRASSTGIVAAVMLGIGRVIGETMAVMMITGNATHIPQSIFQPARTLTAAIAAEMGETVRESTHYHALFAIGIVLFIITFIINLIADFAVNRKIK; this is translated from the coding sequence ATGAACATCAAAAAAATCAAAGAAGCCGTCATTGAAAAAGCCATCCTGGCCTGCGGGGTGACCTCGATCGTTTTTGTCGTCCTGATCCTGGGCTTCCTTCTCAAGGAAGGGTTGTCGCTGTTCAAAACCGTGTCCTTGCCGGACTTTCTGTTCGGACGGCACTGGTATCCCATTTCCGACCCGCCCCGATGCGGGATCCTCCCGTTGATCGTCGGGTCGTTTTATGTGACGCTCGGCGCGACCCTGATCTCCGTACCGCTGGGGATCGCCAGCGCCGTCTACATCGCGGAGATCGCGTCCCCCCGCATCAAGGAAATCCTGAAATCCGGCGTGGAGCTTCTCGCCGCCATCCCCAGCGTGGTTCTGGGATTTATCGGCATGACCACCATCGTCCCTCTGGCTAAAAACCTCCTGAATCTGCCGACCGGACTGACCGCGTTTTCCGGGTCGATCATGCTGGCCTTCATGGCGATGCCGACGATCGTCAGCATCGCCGAGGACGCGATCACGGCTGTCCCGCGGAAATACAAGGAGGCCGCGCTCGCCCTCGGAGCCACGCGCTGGCAGGCGATCTGGAGGGTGATCCTGCGCGCCTCGTCCACGGGCATCGTGGCCGCGGTGATGCTCGGCATCGGCCGGGTGATCGGCGAAACCATGGCCGTGATGATGATCACCGGAAACGCCACGCATATCCCCCAGTCCATTTTCCAGCCGGCCAGAACCCTGACGGCCGCCATCGCGGCCGAGATGGGAGAAACCGTGCGCGAGAGTACCCATTACCATGCCCTGTTTGCCATCGGGATCGTCCTCTTCATCATCACGTTTATCATCAATCTGATCGCGGACTTCGCCGTAAACCGGAAGATCAAATGA
- a CDS encoding PstS family phosphate ABC transporter substrate-binding protein: MRSPTSHALFIPLIFLLASCGGRESSHSSGASQHSIQIKGSDTMVNLVQAWAERYMADHPDVLVAVTGGGSGTGFAALLSGTCDIAIASREIKAKEVEEAKKKNIDPKEMTVALDGIAVTVSPKNPVSRLTIDQVADIFTGKIRNWKEIGGEDRPIVLLSRELNSGTHLYFKEHVLRKGDAKGTEEFDEGSLLMPSSQAIADEIAQNPNAIGYFGIGYSNPTQKILPIARDAQSEYYLPTIENIQKGKYYISRPLLMYINGESQGLVKDMIEFIKSEEGQQIVKEIDFVPVL; this comes from the coding sequence ATGCGCTCCCCCACTTCCCATGCCTTGTTCATCCCCCTGATTTTCCTGCTCGCCTCCTGCGGCGGCAGAGAATCTTCTCATTCTTCCGGGGCATCCCAACATTCGATCCAGATCAAAGGGTCGGACACCATGGTCAATCTTGTCCAGGCCTGGGCGGAGCGTTATATGGCCGACCACCCGGATGTTTTGGTGGCTGTCACCGGGGGAGGTTCCGGAACTGGGTTTGCCGCGCTTTTGAGCGGGACCTGCGACATCGCCATCGCCTCCCGGGAGATCAAAGCAAAAGAAGTTGAAGAAGCCAAGAAGAAGAACATCGATCCAAAGGAAATGACCGTTGCCCTGGACGGGATCGCCGTCACCGTCAGCCCTAAAAATCCCGTCAGCCGGTTGACCATTGACCAGGTGGCGGACATCTTCACCGGCAAGATCCGCAACTGGAAAGAGATCGGGGGCGAAGACCGGCCGATCGTCCTGCTGTCCCGCGAACTCAATTCCGGCACGCACCTGTACTTCAAAGAACATGTCCTGCGCAAGGGCGACGCCAAGGGCACAGAGGAATTCGATGAAGGCTCCCTCCTGATGCCGTCGTCGCAGGCCATCGCCGATGAGATAGCCCAGAACCCCAACGCCATCGGCTATTTCGGCATCGGATATTCCAACCCGACCCAGAAAATCCTGCCCATCGCCCGGGACGCCCAGAGCGAATACTATCTGCCGACGATCGAAAACATCCAAAAAGGGAAATACTACATTTCACGGCCCCTGCTGATGTACATCAACGGCGAGTCCCAGGGCCTTGTCAAAGACATGATCGAGTTCATCAAAAGCGAAGAAGGGCAGCAGATCGTCAAAGAGATCGATTTTGTCCCCGTCCTTTAA
- the pstA gene encoding phosphate ABC transporter permease PstA, with protein MSHNPHRSEKIAFSLLFLANVLVILPVIFIIFIIIQKGISAISWEFLTAMPKDGMRAGGIFPAIVGTVYLVIGTLAFALPLGVLGAIYLTEYARDNMLTRLIKLAIINLAGVPSVVYGLFGLGMFVMFCKFGSSLLAGSLTLAIMVLPIIITTTKEALDSVPQAFREVSLSLGASKWQTIRHSVLPHALPGILTGVILAVSRAAGETAPILFTVAAFYLPKLPESIFDQAMALPYHLYVISTQVPNVSQDIRYATALVLLVMVLSMNAVAIVVRSQFRKMKKW; from the coding sequence ATGAGCCACAACCCCCACAGATCCGAAAAAATCGCTTTTTCCCTGCTGTTCCTCGCGAACGTCCTGGTCATTCTCCCGGTCATTTTCATTATCTTCATCATCATCCAAAAAGGCATCAGCGCCATCTCCTGGGAATTCCTCACGGCCATGCCCAAAGACGGCATGCGGGCCGGCGGCATCTTCCCGGCGATCGTCGGAACGGTTTATCTGGTGATCGGGACCTTGGCCTTCGCCCTGCCGCTGGGCGTGCTGGGCGCGATCTATCTGACGGAATACGCCAGGGACAACATGCTGACCCGGCTCATCAAACTGGCGATCATCAACCTGGCCGGAGTTCCGTCGGTCGTCTATGGGCTTTTCGGGCTAGGGATGTTCGTCATGTTCTGCAAATTCGGGTCATCGCTGCTGGCCGGTTCGCTGACGCTGGCGATCATGGTCCTGCCGATCATCATCACGACGACCAAAGAGGCGCTCGACAGCGTGCCGCAGGCTTTCCGGGAAGTGAGCCTTTCACTGGGGGCAAGCAAATGGCAGACAATCCGCCATTCGGTCCTCCCCCACGCCCTGCCGGGAATCCTCACCGGCGTTATCCTGGCGGTCAGCCGCGCGGCCGGAGAAACCGCGCCGATCCTGTTCACGGTGGCCGCTTTTTATCTGCCCAAACTGCCGGAATCCATCTTCGACCAGGCCATGGCCCTCCCGTATCATCTCTACGTCATCTCGACCCAGGTGCCGAACGTCAGCCAGGATATCCGTTACGCCACGGCCCTGGTCCTGCTGGTCATGGTGCTTTCGATGAACGCCGTGGCCATCGTGGTCCGGTCCCAGTTCCGAAAGATGAAAAAATGGTAG
- the pstB gene encoding phosphate ABC transporter ATP-binding protein PstB → MEKQEVIHIQNVNSFYGTKQVLRGINLSIFEKSVTALMGPSGCGKSTLIRCLNRMNDLVPRFRLEGNILYKSTDLYSKDVDVTELRREIGMVFQKPNPFPKSIYENVAYGLRIQGVTDRGTLDEAVEESLKKSALWGEAKDRLQESALSLSGGQQQRLCIARALAVKPRVILFDEPCSALDPIATAKIEELISELKENYTIAIVTHNTAQAARVSDFTAFLLLGDLIEYGLTEKMFTVPSDKRTEAYLTGKFG, encoded by the coding sequence ATGGAGAAGCAAGAGGTCATTCACATCCAAAACGTCAATTCTTTTTACGGGACCAAGCAGGTCCTCCGCGGCATCAACCTCTCGATCTTCGAGAAATCGGTCACGGCCCTGATGGGGCCGTCCGGTTGCGGAAAAAGCACCCTGATCCGCTGCCTGAACCGGATGAACGACCTGGTGCCGCGCTTCCGGCTGGAGGGCAACATCCTTTACAAATCCACGGACCTGTATTCCAAAGACGTGGATGTCACGGAACTGCGCCGGGAAATCGGCATGGTGTTCCAGAAGCCCAATCCTTTCCCCAAGAGCATTTATGAGAATGTCGCGTACGGGCTGCGCATCCAGGGCGTCACGGACCGCGGCACACTTGACGAAGCAGTCGAGGAAAGCCTCAAAAAATCCGCCCTGTGGGGCGAAGCCAAGGACCGGCTCCAGGAATCGGCCCTGTCCCTGTCCGGAGGGCAGCAGCAGCGGCTGTGCATCGCCCGGGCCCTGGCGGTGAAGCCGCGCGTGATCCTGTTCGATGAGCCGTGTTCGGCCCTTGACCCGATCGCCACGGCCAAGATCGAGGAACTCATCTCGGAACTGAAGGAAAACTATACCATCGCCATCGTGACCCACAACACGGCCCAGGCCGCGCGGGTCTCGGATTTCACGGCGTTTCTCCTGCTGGGCGACCTCATCGAATACGGATTGACGGAAAAAATGTTCACGGTCCCTTCCGACAAACGGACCGAGGCGTACCTGACTGGGAAATTCGGTTAA
- the phoU gene encoding phosphate signaling complex protein PhoU, which produces MLEEKMSLLKRELIFFATLVQGMIEKSITGLLKREKALLSTLIQEDEIRANGYESKIDEDCIQLIAQYEPKAKDLRTVMMIAKITKDLERMADHSVNISESGLFLLEKPPLKPLIDIPRMADITRKMLKDSIDAFVNEDIALAKDVCPRDNEVDNILEQLFRELVTYMISDVTTIERALNLIRISHNIERIADLSTNISEDVIFMVEGKVISHHKEDPTTSLG; this is translated from the coding sequence ATGCTCGAAGAAAAAATGTCTTTGCTCAAACGAGAACTCATCTTTTTCGCAACACTGGTCCAGGGGATGATCGAAAAAAGCATCACCGGCCTGCTGAAGCGCGAGAAGGCCTTGTTGTCCACCCTGATCCAGGAAGATGAGATCCGCGCGAATGGGTATGAATCCAAGATCGACGAAGACTGCATCCAGCTGATCGCCCAGTATGAGCCCAAGGCCAAGGACCTGCGCACGGTGATGATGATCGCCAAGATCACCAAGGACCTGGAGCGGATGGCCGACCACAGCGTCAATATCTCCGAAAGCGGGCTGTTCCTGCTGGAGAAGCCGCCGCTCAAACCTCTGATCGATATTCCGCGCATGGCGGATATAACGCGCAAGATGCTCAAGGACAGCATTGACGCCTTCGTCAACGAAGACATCGCACTGGCCAAGGACGTTTGCCCGCGCGACAATGAAGTGGACAATATTTTGGAGCAACTCTTCCGGGAACTCGTCACGTACATGATTTCCGATGTGACGACCATCGAACGGGCCCTGAACCTGATCCGGATTTCCCACAACATCGAGCGCATCGCCGACCTCTCCACCAATATCAGCGAGGACGTGATCTTCATGGTGGAAGGCAAAGTGATCAGCCATCACAAAGAGGACCCCACAACTTCCCTTGGATAA
- the pstA gene encoding phosphate ABC transporter permease PstA: protein MTKKTDSANRANSLILSKENASAHKKADDIFKIIGLSATLFGLIVLAALIIDVFIDGGSRLRWDFFTSYPSRKPEQAGILSAWVGTVWIMITTALLAIPIGIASGVYLEEYAPRNRFTDFIEINIANLAGVPSIIYGILGLGLFVRYLNLDRSVLAGGMTLALLALPVIILATREAIRAIPSSIREASYALGATKWQTVCQQILPAAIGNILTGIILAMSRSIGETAPLITIGALTYIPFLPTNPVSFSKQFPFLHVSLQGFLDAFTVLPIQIFNWVSRPQKGFLTDAAAGIIVLLFITLMMNGLAIYLRHKNQRRW, encoded by the coding sequence ATGACTAAAAAGACGGATTCCGCAAACCGCGCCAACAGCCTTATTCTGAGCAAGGAGAACGCTTCGGCCCATAAGAAAGCCGACGACATTTTCAAGATCATCGGTTTAAGCGCGACCCTCTTCGGCCTGATCGTCCTCGCGGCCCTGATCATCGATGTTTTCATCGACGGGGGCAGCCGCCTGAGATGGGACTTCTTCACCAGCTACCCTTCCCGCAAACCGGAACAGGCCGGGATCCTGTCGGCGTGGGTGGGGACCGTCTGGATCATGATCACTACCGCGCTGCTGGCTATCCCGATCGGGATCGCGTCCGGCGTCTACCTCGAAGAATACGCGCCCCGCAACAGATTCACGGATTTTATCGAGATCAACATCGCGAACCTGGCCGGCGTTCCCTCCATCATTTATGGAATTCTGGGCCTGGGATTATTCGTCCGATACCTCAACCTGGACCGCAGCGTCCTCGCCGGCGGCATGACGCTCGCCCTTTTGGCGCTGCCTGTTATCATCCTGGCCACCCGAGAAGCGATCCGGGCCATCCCGTCGTCCATCCGCGAAGCGTCCTATGCCCTGGGGGCGACGAAATGGCAGACTGTCTGCCAGCAGATCCTGCCCGCCGCGATCGGGAATATCCTGACCGGCATCATCCTGGCCATGTCCCGCTCCATCGGAGAAACTGCTCCCCTCATCACCATCGGGGCCCTGACGTACATCCCGTTTCTGCCGACGAACCCTGTCTCGTTTTCCAAACAGTTCCCGTTCCTGCACGTTTCCCTGCAGGGATTCCTGGACGCGTTCACGGTCTTGCCGATCCAGATTTTTAACTGGGTCTCCCGGCCGCAAAAAGGGTTTCTCACCGACGCCGCGGCGGGAATCATCGTCCTGCTGTTCATCACGCTGATGATGAACGGGCTGGCCATCTATCTGAGGCACAAAAATCAAAGAAGGTGGTGA
- a CDS encoding response regulator transcription factor, which translates to MRKAKILIVEDEKDIAELVQYNLEREAYQVTAARTGEDGIKTLERDLPDLIILDLMLPGMDGLETCRLIKQDNKTKNIPIIMLTAKSEESDVIVGLQVGADDYVTKPFSPRVLLARIKALLRRSSEKPRPAEVRSIEDLVIDIPKHKVLWQGKPVDLTTIEFNILEFLSRHPGRVFSRDEIMDKVWKEGKYIIDRAVDVHIRGLRKKLQKAADYIETVRGVGYRFKDIHEGHE; encoded by the coding sequence ATGCGCAAAGCCAAAATCCTGATCGTTGAGGACGAGAAAGACATCGCGGAACTTGTCCAATACAACCTCGAGCGGGAGGCCTACCAGGTCACCGCCGCCCGCACCGGCGAAGACGGGATCAAGACCCTGGAACGGGACCTTCCGGACCTGATCATCCTGGACTTGATGCTCCCCGGCATGGACGGGCTGGAGACCTGCCGGTTGATCAAGCAGGACAACAAGACGAAAAACATCCCGATCATCATGCTGACGGCCAAAAGTGAGGAATCCGACGTCATCGTAGGGCTCCAGGTCGGGGCCGACGATTATGTGACCAAGCCCTTCAGCCCCAGGGTCCTCCTCGCCCGCATCAAGGCCCTCCTGCGCCGGTCTTCGGAAAAACCGCGGCCCGCGGAGGTGCGCAGCATCGAGGACCTTGTCATCGACATCCCCAAACACAAGGTCCTTTGGCAGGGAAAACCCGTGGATTTGACCACGATCGAGTTCAACATCCTGGAGTTCCTCTCCCGCCACCCCGGGCGGGTGTTCAGCCGCGACGAAATCATGGACAAGGTCTGGAAAGAGGGCAAATACATCATTGACCGCGCGGTCGACGTCCACATCCGCGGGCTGCGCAAAAAACTCCAGAAAGCCGCGGATTACATCGAAACGGTCCGCGGGGTCGGATACCGGTTCAAGGACATCCACGAGGGGCATGAATAA